Proteins encoded by one window of Pseudomonadota bacterium:
- a CDS encoding MarR family transcriptional regulator, protein MVSKPTKRDAGDRLLDEAMETFMQGAGKISSALLGMINRVGGQIYALLFLSEEPLSLDEIGSRLGVSKSNISINIRMLEEYGLVRKVWVKGSRKDYYAAERTYPKKVITGFLEKIMGTLTDAITTIERTRAKVTEAKVTLPKEERRRAEFMLGQLEMIGLFYYAANKFFDDFFSGKPINMELLQRLILNPENLQKSKARVS, encoded by the coding sequence ATGGTGTCGAAGCCGACGAAGAGAGACGCAGGCGACAGGCTCCTTGACGAGGCGATGGAGACCTTCATGCAGGGCGCCGGCAAGATATCCAGCGCCCTTCTCGGCATGATCAACCGCGTGGGGGGGCAGATATACGCCCTGCTCTTTCTCTCCGAGGAGCCGCTCTCCCTCGACGAGATAGGCTCGAGGCTCGGCGTCTCCAAGAGCAACATCTCGATAAACATCCGCATGCTCGAGGAGTACGGCCTGGTCCGCAAGGTCTGGGTCAAGGGTTCGCGAAAGGACTACTACGCCGCCGAGCGCACATACCCCAAGAAGGTGATCACCGGTTTCCTGGAGAAGATAATGGGGACGCTCACCGACGCCATCACGACGATCGAGCGCACCCGCGCCAAGGTCACCGAGGCGAAGGTCACGCTGCCGAAGGAGGAACGCCGCCGCGCCGAGTTCATGCTGGGACAGCTGGAGATGATCGGGCTCTTCTACTACGCGGCCAACAAGTTCTTCGACGATTTCTTCTCGGGCAAGCCGATCAACATGGAGCTGCTGCAGCGCCTGATCCTCAATCCGGAAAACCTGCAGAAATCAAAGGCTCGTGTTTCATAG
- a CDS encoding CDP-alcohol phosphatidyltransferase family protein — protein MSLLGINPIWITLGPILAINVALLVSYLTYQLWGRKRIARTFEGTKNDPSKFLSSGTREWWFWTTDPIVRLFVRLRMGPNTITMLGFLFSCAAAYLFARGWFGYAGWVMIFGATFDMFDGRVARLTGRTSRSGAFFDAAMDRFGEGACFMGLGYFFRNSFMLPITIAAMIGSQMVSYTRARGEGMGIDCRVGMMQRPERIVYLGVAAVCDPLMTMALHRWWSSPAPVLMIMAILFVAGMTIFTAVQRMVYIMNALDNQDRKGRESIPQLITKLSTPEGREELWGRYGSERGRASFRHDGAPAGGAGLSRGEDGVEADEERRRRQAP, from the coding sequence ATGTCCTTGCTAGGCATAAACCCGATCTGGATAACGCTGGGCCCGATACTGGCCATAAACGTCGCCCTGCTCGTTTCCTACCTCACCTATCAGCTCTGGGGGCGCAAGCGGATTGCGCGCACCTTCGAGGGCACCAAGAACGACCCGTCGAAGTTCCTCTCCAGCGGGACGAGGGAGTGGTGGTTCTGGACCACCGACCCGATCGTGAGGCTGTTCGTGAGGCTCAGGATGGGCCCGAACACGATCACGATGCTGGGCTTTCTCTTCTCGTGCGCGGCCGCATACCTCTTCGCGCGCGGCTGGTTCGGCTACGCCGGATGGGTGATGATATTCGGCGCCACCTTCGACATGTTCGACGGCAGGGTCGCCAGGCTCACGGGCCGGACCTCCCGCTCCGGGGCATTCTTCGACGCGGCAATGGACCGCTTCGGCGAGGGCGCCTGCTTCATGGGGCTTGGCTACTTCTTCAGGAACTCCTTCATGCTGCCCATCACCATCGCCGCGATGATCGGCTCCCAGATGGTGAGCTACACGAGGGCCCGCGGCGAGGGCATGGGCATAGACTGCAGGGTCGGCATGATGCAGAGGCCGGAGCGCATCGTCTACCTCGGGGTGGCGGCGGTCTGCGATCCGCTGATGACCATGGCGCTGCACAGGTGGTGGTCCAGCCCGGCCCCCGTCCTGATGATCATGGCGATCCTCTTCGTGGCCGGCATGACGATATTCACGGCGGTCCAGCGCATGGTCTACATCATGAACGCGCTGGACAACCAGGACCGCAAGGGCAGGGAGTCGATCCCCCAGCTGATCACGAAGCTCTCGACCCCCGAGGGCCGCGAGGAGCTGTGGGGCAGGTACGGGTCCGAGCGCGGCCGGGCGTCCTTCCGTCACGACGGCGCCCCAGCGGGCGGCGCAGGGCTCTCCAGAGGTGAAGATGGTGTCGAAGCCGACGAAGAGAGACGCAGGCGACAGGCTCCTTGA
- a CDS encoding radical SAM protein, whose translation MSDKPKHRFWRGKVLPKLALTVVPLPRNTFCSIDVTNRCNLRCRHCYYFSYDQDRGPELSVDEWLARIERMQAGRGAFFSCTWVGGEPLLRRELIERGKGLFRANRVVTNGTLPLPEWPDVEFHVSIDGTREQHDYIRGEGCYDRIMKNIRDGRCEGLNIAVACCLNRSNAGSIERILSELREIPHIRHVLFDFMTPVRGVEEGMWITFPERHEIIDRLEALRDTYGSFIGGPPGTFDLMRLENKSSCVGPNCVFVKNGTAFDAWGNVKKPCVIGPNADCDRCGCIVPFSLRAWKKPSNLLREIFRDIRNRNI comes from the coding sequence ATGTCAGACAAGCCCAAACACAGGTTCTGGAGGGGAAAGGTCCTGCCCAAGCTCGCGCTCACCGTGGTGCCGCTGCCCCGCAACACCTTCTGCTCGATCGACGTCACAAACAGATGCAACCTGCGCTGCAGGCATTGCTACTACTTCTCCTATGACCAGGATCGGGGCCCCGAGCTCTCGGTCGACGAGTGGCTGGCGCGAATCGAGAGGATGCAGGCAGGCCGCGGCGCGTTCTTCTCCTGCACCTGGGTGGGCGGGGAACCGCTTCTCAGGCGCGAGCTGATCGAGCGCGGGAAGGGCCTCTTCCGCGCCAACCGCGTGGTCACGAACGGGACGCTTCCGCTGCCGGAGTGGCCGGACGTGGAATTCCACGTCTCGATCGACGGCACGCGCGAACAGCACGACTACATACGCGGCGAGGGCTGCTACGACAGGATCATGAAAAACATCCGCGACGGCCGCTGCGAGGGTCTCAACATCGCGGTCGCCTGCTGCCTGAACCGCTCGAACGCAGGATCGATCGAGCGGATCCTCTCCGAGTTGAGAGAGATACCCCACATCCGCCACGTGCTCTTCGACTTCATGACCCCGGTCAGGGGGGTGGAGGAGGGGATGTGGATCACGTTCCCGGAGCGGCACGAGATCATCGACAGGCTCGAGGCCCTCAGGGACACCTATGGCTCCTTCATCGGCGGCCCCCCCGGCACCTTCGACCTCATGCGGCTGGAGAACAAGTCGAGCTGCGTGGGCCCCAACTGCGTCTTCGTGAAAAACGGCACCGCGTTCGACGCGTGGGGCAACGTGAAGAAGCCGTGCGTCATCGGCCCCAATGCCGACTGCGACCGCTGCGGCTGCATCGTCCCGTTTTCCCTCAGGGCCTGGAAGAAACCCTCGAACCTCCTTCGTGAAATCTTCCGCGACATCAGGAATCGCAATATATAG